In Nicotiana tabacum cultivar K326 chromosome 21, ASM71507v2, whole genome shotgun sequence, one DNA window encodes the following:
- the LOC107832603 gene encoding heat stress transcription factor A-1 isoform X2, with protein sequence MEAIHEIGNSPPPFLCKTYEMVDDLSTDSVVSWSKSNNSFVVWNVLEFSRDILPKYFKHNNFSSFVRQLNTYGYRKVDPDCWEFANEGFLRGHKHLLKTISRRKPSQMQVHQDTASQVQSVSVESCVEVGKFGIEEEVERLKRDKSIHMEELVKLKQQQQATDHCLENVGQRLHLMEQREQQTMSFLAKALQSPGFIAELIHQHNEGNRRIHGMKKKRRFPNQEEEIYAGKPVSTLHDRQIVRYQPLMNEAAKALLQKILKTNASGWLETKVKNTNGFLTSHGHAFENTLDSAGICSHISGVTLPQLPTSSQSHLTSDSGFPFNSNLSAIPEIQYSPGLIPGEAKVPHFPGLNALNFQIDHVLPEVSEGHGINILDNFGITDLKRSGTGDLPDIDRMQGIVDGVTSVVPDRFSTDTDIDVFFDEMPKLPGINDIFWDHILSTSPLTGDKHEIGSLALEDGLAKEEDVPGIQESAFDKKKHMSYLT encoded by the exons ATGGAAGCAATTCATGAGATAGGAAATTCGCCACCGCCTTTTCTGTGCAAGACGTATGAGATGGTGGACGATTTGTCGACCGATTCAGTGGTGTCTTGGAGTAAGAGTAATAACAGCTTCGTCGTCTGGAACGTGCTGGAGTTTTCGAGAGATATTTTGCCCAAGTATTTTAAGCACAATAATTTCTCCAGCTTTGTTAGGCAGTTGAATACTTAT GGTTACAGGAAGGTTGATCCAGACTGCTGGGAATTTGCAAATGAGGGATTCCTTAGAGGCCACAAACACCTGTTGAAGACCATAAGTAGGCGAAAACCATCTCAAATGCAGGTCCATCAGGACACCGCCTCCCAAGTGCAAAGTGTATCTGTTGAATCTTGTGTTGAAGTTGGGAAGTTTGGAATAGAAGAAGAGGTTGAAAGGCTTAAAAGAGATAAAAGTATTCATATGGAGGAGCTAGTCAAGTTGAAACAGCAGCAGCAGGCAACAGACCACTGCTTAGAGAATGTTGGGCAGCGTCTTCATTTAATGGAGCAAAGAGAACAGCAAACCATGTCATTCCTTGCTAAGGCCTTGCAGAGCCCTGGCTTTATAGCCGAGCTTATTCATCAACACAATGAAGGTAACAGGCGCATTCATGGGatgaaaaagaagaggagatttCCCAACCAGGAAGAAGAAATTTATGCAGGCAAGCCTGTCAGTACTTTGCATGACAGGCAGATAGTCCGTTACCAGCCTTTAATGAATGAGGCAGCAAAAGCATTGCTGCAGAAGATCCTGAAAACTAATGCATCTGGTTGGCTGGAAACCAAAGTTAAGAATACAAATGGTTTTTTGACTAGTCATGGCCATGCTTTCGAAAATACATTAGACAGTGCTGGTATATGCAGTCATATTTCTGGGGTTACCCTTCCACAACTGCCAACTTCTTCACAATCTCATCTGACGTCGGATTCAGGATTTCCATTCAACTCTAATTTATCTGCCATTCCTGAGATCCAATATTCCCCTGGTCTGATTCCTGGGGAAGCCAAAGTCCCTCACTTTCCTGGTTTAAATGCACTTAACTTTCAGATAGACCATGTTCTGCCTGAAGTTTCAGAAGGACATGGGATAAATATACTGGACAATTTTGGAATAACTGACCTTAAGCGGTCGGGAACTGGGGATTTGCCAGACATTGACAGAATGCAAGGCATTGTGGATGGTGTAACATCAGTTGTCCCTGATAGATTTTCCACAGATACTGATATTGATGTCTTTTTTGACGAGATGCCTAAGCTTCCAGGCATTAATGACATTTTCTGGGATCACATTCTTTCTACAAGCCCTCTCACTGGGGATAAGCATGAGATTGGTTCTCTAGCATTAGAAGATGGTTTAGCGAAGGAAGAGGATGTTCCAGGAATTCAAGAGAGTGCTTTCGATAAAAAGAAGCATATGAGTTATCTTACTTAA
- the LOC107832603 gene encoding heat stress transcription factor A-1 isoform X1 produces the protein MEAIHEIGNSPPPFLCKTYEMVDDLSTDSVVSWSKSNNSFVVWNVLEFSRDILPKYFKHNNFSSFVRQLNTYVQSNKSMMGRWEMGVSFNHDEGIIFLCIAVYTGYRKVDPDCWEFANEGFLRGHKHLLKTISRRKPSQMQVHQDTASQVQSVSVESCVEVGKFGIEEEVERLKRDKSIHMEELVKLKQQQQATDHCLENVGQRLHLMEQREQQTMSFLAKALQSPGFIAELIHQHNEGNRRIHGMKKKRRFPNQEEEIYAGKPVSTLHDRQIVRYQPLMNEAAKALLQKILKTNASGWLETKVKNTNGFLTSHGHAFENTLDSAGICSHISGVTLPQLPTSSQSHLTSDSGFPFNSNLSAIPEIQYSPGLIPGEAKVPHFPGLNALNFQIDHVLPEVSEGHGINILDNFGITDLKRSGTGDLPDIDRMQGIVDGVTSVVPDRFSTDTDIDVFFDEMPKLPGINDIFWDHILSTSPLTGDKHEIGSLALEDGLAKEEDVPGIQESAFDKKKHMSYLT, from the exons ATGGAAGCAATTCATGAGATAGGAAATTCGCCACCGCCTTTTCTGTGCAAGACGTATGAGATGGTGGACGATTTGTCGACCGATTCAGTGGTGTCTTGGAGTAAGAGTAATAACAGCTTCGTCGTCTGGAACGTGCTGGAGTTTTCGAGAGATATTTTGCCCAAGTATTTTAAGCACAATAATTTCTCCAGCTTTGTTAGGCAGTTGAATACTTAT GTTCAAAGCAATAAATCGATGATGGGACGATGGGAGATGGGAGTCTCTTTTAATCACGATGAGGGAATAATTTTCTTGTGTATTGCAGTTTATACA GGTTACAGGAAGGTTGATCCAGACTGCTGGGAATTTGCAAATGAGGGATTCCTTAGAGGCCACAAACACCTGTTGAAGACCATAAGTAGGCGAAAACCATCTCAAATGCAGGTCCATCAGGACACCGCCTCCCAAGTGCAAAGTGTATCTGTTGAATCTTGTGTTGAAGTTGGGAAGTTTGGAATAGAAGAAGAGGTTGAAAGGCTTAAAAGAGATAAAAGTATTCATATGGAGGAGCTAGTCAAGTTGAAACAGCAGCAGCAGGCAACAGACCACTGCTTAGAGAATGTTGGGCAGCGTCTTCATTTAATGGAGCAAAGAGAACAGCAAACCATGTCATTCCTTGCTAAGGCCTTGCAGAGCCCTGGCTTTATAGCCGAGCTTATTCATCAACACAATGAAGGTAACAGGCGCATTCATGGGatgaaaaagaagaggagatttCCCAACCAGGAAGAAGAAATTTATGCAGGCAAGCCTGTCAGTACTTTGCATGACAGGCAGATAGTCCGTTACCAGCCTTTAATGAATGAGGCAGCAAAAGCATTGCTGCAGAAGATCCTGAAAACTAATGCATCTGGTTGGCTGGAAACCAAAGTTAAGAATACAAATGGTTTTTTGACTAGTCATGGCCATGCTTTCGAAAATACATTAGACAGTGCTGGTATATGCAGTCATATTTCTGGGGTTACCCTTCCACAACTGCCAACTTCTTCACAATCTCATCTGACGTCGGATTCAGGATTTCCATTCAACTCTAATTTATCTGCCATTCCTGAGATCCAATATTCCCCTGGTCTGATTCCTGGGGAAGCCAAAGTCCCTCACTTTCCTGGTTTAAATGCACTTAACTTTCAGATAGACCATGTTCTGCCTGAAGTTTCAGAAGGACATGGGATAAATATACTGGACAATTTTGGAATAACTGACCTTAAGCGGTCGGGAACTGGGGATTTGCCAGACATTGACAGAATGCAAGGCATTGTGGATGGTGTAACATCAGTTGTCCCTGATAGATTTTCCACAGATACTGATATTGATGTCTTTTTTGACGAGATGCCTAAGCTTCCAGGCATTAATGACATTTTCTGGGATCACATTCTTTCTACAAGCCCTCTCACTGGGGATAAGCATGAGATTGGTTCTCTAGCATTAGAAGATGGTTTAGCGAAGGAAGAGGATGTTCCAGGAATTCAAGAGAGTGCTTTCGATAAAAAGAAGCATATGAGTTATCTTACTTAA